One Methylocaldum marinum DNA window includes the following coding sequences:
- a CDS encoding RNA recognition motif domain-containing protein, with translation MLRIYAGNLPADMTENEFTELFAAYGRVRSIELARDIFSGRCRGFGFVEMEGHEARAAIAGLNGRNIRGNHLRVSEERPRGRRGGGRRR, from the coding sequence ATGTTGAGAATTTATGCGGGCAATCTTCCAGCGGATATGACGGAGAACGAGTTTACGGAGCTTTTCGCAGCATACGGACGAGTACGCTCGATCGAACTGGCCCGCGATATTTTCTCGGGACGCTGTCGCGGCTTCGGCTTCGTCGAAATGGAGGGGCACGAAGCACGTGCGGCGATCGCCGGACTGAACGGCCGCAACATACGGGGTAATCACTTGCGGGTCAGTGAAGAACGGCCGCGGGGACGGCGTGGAGGGGGGCGCAGACGCTAG